From a region of the Impatiens glandulifera chromosome 4, dImpGla2.1, whole genome shotgun sequence genome:
- the LOC124936563 gene encoding high-affinity nitrate transporter 3.1-like, whose amino-acid sequence MATSLLVTSILLGFLATACFATEFSTLPQTLVVTASPTSGQVLKAGEQSITVTWSLNQTGVDSSYKTVKAKLCYAPESQTDRPWRKTVNEIAKDKTCQHAIASKPYAATNNSVTWLIQKDVPTATYFVRVYVYDSNDTPLGYGQSTDDKKTKNLFSVAGISGRHASLEIASACFSAFSIVSLFGFFYLEKRKAKSAK is encoded by the exons ATGGCTACTTCTCTTCTGGTTACTTCTATCCTTCTCGGTTTCCTGGCTACGGCATGCTTTGCTACGGAATTTAGTACCCTTCCTCAGACCCTTGTCGTTACAGCTTCACCCACATCAGGACAAG TATTGAAAGCCGGAGAGCAATCAATCACGGTGACATGGTCTTTGAATCAGACCGGAGTCGATTCGTCTTACAAAACTGTTAAAGCCAAGCTCTGTTATGCCCCAGAGAGCCAAACCGACCGTCCATGGAGAAAAACAGTGAACGAAATCGCAAAGGACAAGACTTGTCAACACGCGATCGCTTCCAAACCATACGCCGCCACCAACAATTCTGTCACATGGTTGATTCAGAAAGATGTTCCCACTGCAACTTACTTTGTCAGGGTATATGTTTATGATTCGAACGACACCCCGTTGGGATATGGGCAGTCAACCGACGACAAGAAGACGAAGAATCTGTTCAGTGTTGCCGGGATCAGTGGACGTCATGCTTCGCTTGAGATCGCATCTGCTTGTTTCTCTGCATTTTCAATTGTGTCTCTTTTTGGGTTCTTCTATTTGGAGAAGAGGAAAGCTAAATCTGCCAAGTAA
- the LOC124937095 gene encoding elongation factor Tu, chloroplastic-like, producing MAISAATASASSTKLISPYTTSSSSPSCGTAIAFSTSTPKSKPGKLILSSTSFITNPSAIFFCPSTQTNLRRSGFTVKAARGKFERNKPHLNIGTIGHVDHGKTTLTAALTMALASFGNSAPKKYDEIDAAPEERARGITINTATVEYETENRHYAHVDCPGHADYVKNMITGAAQMDGAILVCSGADGPMPQTKEHILLAKQVGVPNMVVFLNKQDQVDDEELLELVELEVRELLSSYEFPGDDIPIISGSALLALEALMGNPAIKRGENQWVDKIYSLMDAVDDYIPIPTRQTDLPFLMAIEDVFSITGRGTVATGRIERGTVKVGETVEIVGLKDTRNTTVTGVEMFQKILDDAMAGDNVGLLLRGIQKIDIQRGMVLAKPGTITPHVKFEAIIYVLKKEEGGRHSPFFAGYRPQFYMRTTDVTGKVTSIMNDKDEESKMVMPGDRVKIVVEMIMPVACEQGMRFAIREGGKTVGAGVIQSIIE from the coding sequence ATGGCAATTTCAGCCGCCACTGCATCTGCTTCATCAACAAAGCTTATATCCCCTTACACTACTTCATCATCTTCCCCCAGCTGCGGAACCGCCATAGCTTTCTCTACTTCCACTCCCAAATCAAAACCAGGTAAGCTAATTCTCTCATCCACATCTTTTATCACAAACCCATCTGCCATTTTCTTCTGCCCATCAACCCAAACCAATCTCCGCCGCAGTGGGTTTACTGTTAAGGCAGCAAGAGGGAAATTCGAGAGAAATAAACCCCATCTTAACATAGGAACAATCGGACATGTCGACCATGGAAAGACAACTCTTACAGCAGCCTTAACCATGGCTCTAGCTTCCTTTGGAAACAGCGCACCCAAAAAGTACGATGAAATCGATGCTGCGCCGGAGGAACGGGCTCGTGGTATCACGATTAACACTGCCACGGTCGAGTACGAGACGGAGAATCGTCACTACGCTCACGTGGATTGTCCTGGACACGCTGATTATGTAAAGAACATGATTACCGGCGCTGCACAGATGGACGGAGCAATCTTGGTTTGCTCCGGCGCAGATGGACCAATGCCGCAGACTAAAGAGCATATTCTTCTTGCGAAACAGGTGGGTGTTCCTAATATGGTTGTGTTTTTGAATAAGCAAGATCaagttgatgatgaagaatTGTTGGAATTAGTTGAATTAGAAGTTAGAGAGCTTTTATCTTCATATGAATTTCCTGGGGATGATATTCCAATCATTTCTGGCTCTGCTCTGTTAGCTTTAGAAGCTTTAATGGGGAATCCTGCCATTAAAAGAGGAGAAAATCAATGGGTTGATAAGATTTACAGTTTAATGGATGCTGTTGATGATTACATTCCAATCCCAACAAGACAAACTGATCTTCCATTCTTGATGGCAATTGAAGATGTGTTTTCAATCACCGGTCGTGGAACAGTAGCTACAGGTCGAATCGAGAGAGGAACGGTTAAGGTCGGGGAGACAGTCGAGATAGTAGGTTTGAAAGATACTAGGAACACGACTGTAACTGGTGTGGAGATGTTTCAGAAGATTCTAGATGATGCCATGGCTGGAGACAATGTGGGTCTTCTTTTGAGAGGAATTCAGAAGATTGATATTCAGAGAGGAATGGTTTTGGCGAAACCTGGGACGATTACTCCTCATGTTAAGTTCGAGGcgattatttatgttttgaagaaggaagaaggtgGGAGGCATTCGCCTTTCTTTGCGGGTTATAGGCCTCAGTTTTATATGAGGACTACTGATGTTACTGGAAAGGTTACGAGTATAATGAACGATAAAGATGAGGAATCGAAGATGGTTATGCCTGGTGATCGTGTCAAGATTGTTGTGGAGATGATAATGCCGGTGGCTTGCGAGCAAGGGATGAGGTTTGCTATTAGAGAAGGAGGTAAGACAGTTGGAGCTGGTGTCATTCAATCGATTATCGAATGA
- the LOC124935732 gene encoding protein DEHYDRATION-INDUCED 19 homolog 6-like: MDIDFWASRVQSAKHFSARLHHSSDNTLTVDDPEGNDESRACFLCPFCYVDIEVPVLCRHLEEEHCFDFKNAVCPLCAANLGKDPIGHFTMQHAQSVKRKRKSSNKSGFWGNTSTLLGKDLHELSSFLGSVSVSGKGNVSDQTPDPLLSFCNIPHVDSKSDQHDQSSSSLASPDMGRHKQAEKDGVEQHDYEERKQRAEFFQELILSTIF, from the exons ATGGACATCGATTTCTGGGCTTCAAGGGTTCAATCTGCAAAACACTTCTCTGCTCGTCTCCATCATTCATCAG ATAATACATTGACAGTGGACGATCCAGAAGGAAATGATGAATCAAGAGCTTGTTTCTTATGCCCTTTCTGCTATGTGGATATTGAAGTTCCTGTTCTATGCAGGCATCTAGAAGAAGAACATTGCTTTGACTTCAAAAATGCt GTTTGTCCTCTGTGTGCAGCTAACCTTGGAAAGGATCCAATTGGGCATTTCACAATGCAGCATGCTCAGTCAGTGAAG AGGAAGAGGAAGTCTTCTAACAAGTCAGGGTTTTGGGGTAATACTTCGACTTTGCTTGGAAAGGATCTTCATGAACTAAGTTCGTTTCTTGGTTCAGTATCGGTTAGTGGGAAGGGGAATGTGTCTGATCAAACGCCCGATCCACTTCTCTCTTTTTGCAATATTCCGCATGTAGATTCCAAATCTGATCAGCACGATCAATCTTCCAGTAGCTTAGCCTCTCCAGATATGGGAAG GCATAAGCAAGCAGAGAAGGATGGAGTTGAACAACACGACTACGAAGAGAGGAAACAGAGAGCCGAATTCTTTCAAGAGCTAATCTTGTCAACCATTTTCTGA
- the LOC124936046 gene encoding pachytene checkpoint protein 2 homolog: protein MSVPMEIIAQEASNCEKSDNIEVPTEPEPLPALVEDKVIVSVEVCLKPASTARIEDVRSAVERMLDTRSMSYVDGPIPVPVDDEFLINNVQKICICDTDEWVENHGVLLFWQVKPVVHVFQLSEEGPCEELNEEGQLSSFDEWILPAKEFDGMWESLIYESGLKPRLLRYAASALLFTERGVDPFLVSWNRIVLLHGPPGTGKTSLCKALAQKLSIRFNYRYSQCQLIEVNAHSLFSKWFSESGKLVAKLFQKIQEMIEEENNLVFVLIDEVESLAAARKSALSGSEPSDSIRVVNALLTQIDRLKSAPNVIILTTSNITAAIDVAFVDRADIKAYVGPPTLQARYEILRSCLQELLRTGILSGPKDDNAFILPNYSTCKEKLNTTLSEESQSLTIFCKNLLQAAEACEGLSGRTLRKLPFLAHSALANPLNCEIGKFLCTMMDTATRERSEMPDQ from the exons ATGAGTGTTCCCATGGAAATCATCGCACAAGAAGCTTCTAACTGCGAGAAATCTGATAACATTGAAGTTCCTACGGAGCCGGAACCTCTTCCTGCACTTGTTGAAGACAAAGTTATCGTTTCTG TTGAAGTTTGTCTAAAGCCAGCTAGCACTGCTCGGATTGAAGATGTTCGCTCTGCTGTTGAGAG AATGCTAGATACAAGGAGTATGAGCTATGTAGATGGTCCAATTCCAGTACCTGTAGACGATGAATTTCTTATTAACAACGTACAAAAGATTTGTATTTGTGATACAG ATGAATGGGTGGAGAATCATGGTGTACTCCTGTTCTGGCAAGTAAAACCAGTTGTGCATGTATTCCAG CTTAGTGAGGAAGGGCCATGTGAAGAGCTTAATGAGGAGGGACAACTTTCTAGCTTTGATGAATGGATTCTACCTGCCAAAGAGTTTGATGGAATGTGGGAAAG TTTGATCTATGAATCTGGCCTCAAACCGAGATTACTGCGATATGCAGCATCTGCTTTGCTCTTTACTGAAAGGGGTGTTGATCCTTTCCTTGTCTCATGGAACCG TATCGTTCTTCTGCATGGGCCTCCCGGGACAGGCAAAACATCATTATGCAAAGCATTAGCTCAAAAGTTATCAATAAGATTTAACTACAG ATATTCACAGTGTCAGTTGATTGAAGTTAATGCCCATTCCTTATTCAGCAAATGGTTTTCAGAAAGTGGCAAATTG GTTGCAAAGCTTTTTCAGAAAATACAAGAAATGATCGAGGAAGAAAATAATCTGGTATTTGTTCTGATTG ATGAAGTTGAAAGCCTGGCTGCCGCTAGGAAATCTGCATTATCTGGATCTGAACCTTCAGACTCCATAAGG GTGGTGAATGCTCTCCTTACCCAAATAGACAGATTGAAATCAGCACCGAATGTTATAATTCTCACCACGTCCAATATCACTGCAGCTATTG ATGTAGCTTTCGTTGACAGGGCTGATATAAAGGCATACGTAGGCCCTCCTACTCTTCAGGCACGATACGAAATACTGAGGTCCTGCCTACAGGAGCTCTTAAGAACAGGAATCTTATCGGGACCTAAG GATGACAATGCTTTCATTCTCCCAAATTATTCTACCTGCAAAGAGAAACTCAACACAACCCTCTCAGAAGAATCTCAAAGCCTGACCATTTTTTGCAAAAATCTGCTGCAGGCCGCCGAGGCATGCGAG GGCTTGAGTGGAAGAACTCTAAGAAAACTCCCTTTCTTAGCTCATTCAGCACTAGCCAACCCTTTAAACTGCGAGATTGGAAAATTTCTTTGCACGATGATGGATACTGCCACGAGAGAGCGATCTGAGATGCCAGATCAATGA
- the LOC124933570 gene encoding pentatricopeptide repeat-containing protein At1g08070, chloroplastic-like produces the protein MAFSLLPAGAPTTITEFPHNPKTLILQQCKTIRDLHQIHGHLIKTRFILHYPSISDNLIESAAILLPEKSIDYALAVFSDVKEPCASSFNIMIRGFTLNQSPNEAIMLFKQMCDSSVKPDDFTFTCVLKACSRIGAIKEGRQIHAQMIKHGLISYGFVENTLIHMYGSCGDVDIARKVFDAMPMKDVYCWNAMFAGYIKNSRWKEVVNLFRDMMELNVEFNEVTLICVLPACGRLADIELGEWIHKHGVSKMNINLITALIDMYAKCGYLDKAKELFDEMPVKDVVAWSAMISGFNQVNRCKDALQLFDEMQKANVEPNEVTMVSVLTSCSVLGALKTGEWIHSYMNRKKLKITVNLGTALIDFYSKCGCIDNAILVFDQMPTKNVWSWTSLIQGLASNGKGKTAIESFHAMVKNNIDPNEVTFIAVLSACSHSGLVQEGRKLFESMSRDFNVEPKIEHYGCMVDILGRFGSITEAYQFILNMPIKPNAIIWRTLLASCKLHKNIDIAEESLKNLVRLEPMNSGDYILLSNVYSSVGDHTKALNIRSEMKGKGIKKPPGGSLIELDGVVHEIFAEESIHPDSKHIYGAVNDMIKNIKLAGYKPNINDARIDADEDYDKETSVSHHSEKLAIAYGLLKTQPGTLIRISKNLRVCKDCHNAVKIISNVYDREFVIRDSNRFHHFKNGICSCKDYW, from the coding sequence ATGGCTTTCTCTCTCCTCCCCGCCGGAGCTCCGACGACCATCACCGAATTCCCCCATAACCCCAAAACCCTAATTCTTCAACAATGTAAAACAATTAGAGACCTTCATCAAATCCACGGCCACCTAATCAAAACCCGTTTCATCCTGCATTACCCTTCCATATCCGACAACCTTATCGAATCCGCAGCTATCCTCCTTCCAGAGAAATCAATAGACTATGCTCTAGCAGTCTTCAGTGATGTCAAAGAACCATGCGCAAGTTCATTCAACATAATGATCAGAGGATTCACGTTAAACCAATCTCCTAACGAAGCAATTATGTTGTTCAAACAAATGTGTGATAGTTCGGTAAAACCCGATGATTTCACCTTCACCTGCGTTTTGAAAGCTTGTTCAAGAATCGGAGCTATCAAAGAAGGAAGACAGATACATGCTCAGATGATAAAACATGGGTTAATTTCATATGGGTTTGTGGAGAACACTTTGATTCATATGTACGGTTCCTGTGGCGATGTCGATATTGCTCGTAAAGTATTCGACGCAATGCCGATGAAGGATGTTTATTGCTGGAACGCGATGTTTGCAGGTTATATCAAGAATAGTAGATGGAAAGAGGTCGTGAATTTGTTTCGTGATATGATGGAATTGAATGTTGAGTTTAATGAAGTCACTTTGATTTGTGTTCTTCCTGCTTGTGGAAGATTAGCAGATATTGAACTTGGCGAATGGATTCATAAACATGGAGTAagtaaaatgaatataaatttaatcaCGGCATTGATTGATATGTATGCGAAATGTGGATATTTGGATAAAGCAAAGGAACTGTTCGATGAAATGCCTGTTAAGGATGTTGTAGCTTGGAGTGCCATGATCTCTGGTTTTAATCAAGTCAATCGTTGTAAAGATGCACTTCAACTGTTTGACGAAATGCAGAAGGCGAATGTAGAACCTAATGAGGTAACTATGGTTAGTGTTCTTACTTCTTGTTCTGTTCTTGGAGCTTTGAAAACGGGTGAATGGATTCATTCGTATATGAACAGGAAGAAATTGAAGATTACAGTCAATTTGGGAACAGCTTTAATCGATTTCTATTCAAAATGTGGATGTATTGATAATGCAATTTTAGTGTTTGATCAAATGCCTACAAAAAATGTTTGGTCTTGGACATCGTTAATCCAAGGTTTAGCTAGTAATGGAAAAGGGAAAACCGCAATTGAATCTTTCCATGCGATGGTGAAGAACAACATAGACCCTAATGAAGTAACATTCATCGCTGTTCTATCAGCCTGCAGCCATTCGGGTTTGGTTCAGGAAGGTCGAAAACTATTCGAAAGCATGAGCCGAGATTTCAACGTCGAACCGAAAATCGAACACTACGGTTGCATGGTTGACATCCTCGGCCGATTCGGTTCTATTACTGAAGCTTATCAATTCATCCTAAACATGCCCATCAAACCAAACGCAATAATTTGGAGGACATTGCTGGCTTCGTGTAAGCTTCACAAGAACATAGACATAGCGGAAGAAAGTTTAAAGAATTTGGTCAGACTTGAACCCATGAACAGCGGCGATTACATACTCCTATCGAATGTTTATTCATCTGTCGGCGATCACACAAAAGCGTTAAACATTCGGAGTGAGATGAAAGGAAAGGGAATCAAGAAACCACCCGGAGGAAGCCTGATTGAGTTGGATGGTGTTGTACATGAGATTTTCGCAGAAGAAAGCATCCATCCAGACTCGAAACACATTTATGGCGCGGTCAATGACATGATCAAGAATATTAAGCTGGCTGGATACAAACCTAACATTAACGATGCAAGAATCGATGCAGATGAAGATTATGACAAGGAAACCTCAGTTTCTCACCATAGCGAGAAGTTGGCTATTGCCTATGGACTATTGAAGACACAGCCAGGGACTCTAATTCGAATATCGAAGAATCTTAGGGTGTGTAAAGATTGCCATAACGCAGTTAAGATAATATCAAACGTATACGATAGAGAATTTGTCATCAGGGATAGCAACCGCTTCCACCATTTCAAGAACGGCATCTGTTCGTGTAAGGATTACTGGTAA